Proteins found in one Mustela lutreola isolate mMusLut2 chromosome 10, mMusLut2.pri, whole genome shotgun sequence genomic segment:
- the NBL1 gene encoding neuroblastoma suppressor of tumorigenicity 1, which yields MLRVLVGAVLPAMLLAAPPPINKLALFPDKSAWCEAKNITQIVGHSGCEAKSIQNRACLGQCFSYSVPNTFPQSTESLVHCDSCMPAQSMWEIVTLECPGHEEVPRVDKLVEKIVHCSCQACGKEPSHGLSVYVQGEDAPGSQPGTRPHPHPGGQTPEPEDPPGAPHVEEEGAED from the exons ATGCTCCGGGTCCTGGTGGGGGCCGTCCTCCCCGCAATGCTGCTGGCCGCTCCGCCGCCCATCAACAAGCTGGCACTGTTCCCGGACAAGAGCGCCTGGTGTGAGGCCAAGAACATCACCCAGATCGTGGGCCACAGCGGCTGCGAGGCCAAGTCCATCCAGAACAG GGCGTGCCTAGGACAGTGCTTCAGTTACAGCGTTCCCAACACCTTCCCGCAGTCTACGGAGTCCCTGGTTCACTGCGACTCCTGCATGCCGGCCCAGTCCATGTGGGAGATC GTGACCTTGGAGTGCCCCGGCCACGAGGAGGTGCCCCGGGTGGACAAGCTGGTGGAGAAGATCGTGCACTGTAGCTGCCAAGCATGTGGCAAGGAGCCCAGCCACGGGCTGAGCGTCTATGTGCAGGGCGAGGACGCGCCGGGTTCCCAGCCGGGCacccgtccccacccccacccgggcGGGCAGACCCCCGAGCCCGAGGATCCCCCCGGGGCCCCCCACGTAGAGGAAGAGGGGGCTGAGGACTGA
- the HTR6 gene encoding LOW QUALITY PROTEIN: 5-hydroxytryptamine receptor 6 (The sequence of the model RefSeq protein was modified relative to this genomic sequence to represent the inferred CDS: deleted 1 base in 1 codon): MVPEPGPANHSTPDWGSGPPSHPAGSGWVAAALCVVIVLTAAANSLLIALICTQPALRNTSNFFLVSLFTSDLMVGLVVMPPAMLNALYGRWVLARGLCLLWAAFDVMCCSASILNLCLISLDRYLLILSPLSYKLRMTPPRALGLVLGAWSLAALASFLPLLLGWHQLGRARAPAPGQCRLLASLPFVLVASGLTFFLPSGAICYTYCRILLAARKQAVQVASLTTGAAGQALETLQVPRTPRPAMESADSRRLATKHSRKALKASLTLGILLGMFFVTWLPFFVANIAQAVCDCISPELFDVLTWLGYCNSTMNPIIYPLFMRDFKRALGRFLPCSRCLGERRASLASPSMRTSHSGPRPGLSLQHVLPLPRPPDSNSDSGSASGGSSGLQRTAQPLLPREAPREPPALVRAAAVVSFFNIDPVESQLQLRPLGAPTT; this comes from the exons atggTCCCCGAGCCCGGCCCCGCCAACCACAGCACCCCAGACTGGGGGTCGGGGCCGCCGTCGCACCCCGCGGGCAGCGGCTGGGTGGCGGCCGCGCTGTGCGTGGTCATCGTGCTGACGGCGGCGGCCAACTCGCTGCTCATCGCGCTCATCTGCACGCAGCCGGCGCTGCGCAACACGTCCAACTTCTTCCTGGTGTCGCTCTTCACGTCGGACCTGATGGTGGGGCTGGTGGTGATGCCGCCCGCCATGCTGAACGCGCTGTACGGGCGCTGGGTGCTGGCGCGCGGCCTCTGCCTGCTCTGGGCCGCCTTCGACGTGATGTGCTGCAGCGCCTCCATCCTCAACCTCTGCCTCATCAGCCTGGACCGCTACCTGCTCATCCTCTCGCCGCTGAGCTACAAGCTGCGCATGACGCCGCCGCGCGCCCTGGGGCTCGTCCTGGGCGCCTGGAGCCTGGCCGCGCTCGcttccttcctgcccctgctgctgggctGGCACCAGCTGGGCCGCGCGCGGGCCCCTGCCCCGGGCCAGTGCCGCCTGCTGGCCAGCCTGCCCTTTGTCCTCGTGGCGTCGGGCCTCACCTTCTTCCTGCCCTCGGGCGCCATCTGCTACACCTACTGCAGGATCCTGCTGGCGGCACGCAAGCAGGCGGTGCAGGTGGCCTCGCTCACGACCGGTGCCGCCGGCCAGGCCTTGGAGACGCTGCAG GTACCCAGGACCCCACGCCCGGCGATGGAGTCAGCTGATAGCCGACGTCTGGCCACCAAGCACAGCAGGAAGGCCTTGAAGGCCAGTCTGACACTGGGCATCCTGTTGGGCATGTTCTTTGTGACCTGGCTGCCCTTCTTTGTGGCCAACATAGCCCAG GCTGTGTGCGACTGCATCTCCCCAGAACTCTTCGACGTTCTCACGTGGCTGGGTTACTGTAACAGCACCATGAACCCCATCATCTACCCACTCTTCATGCGGGACTTCAAGCGGGCCCTGGGCAGGTTCCTGCCATGTTCCCGCTGCCTTGGGGAGCGCCGTGCCAGCCTCGCCTCGCCCTCTATGCGCACCTCTCACAGCGGCCCCCGGCCGGGCCTGAGCCTGCAGCACGTGCTGCCTCTGCCCCGGCCACCTGACTCCAATTCTGACTCGGGCTCAGCTTCCGGTGGCTCCTCCGGCCTGCAGCGCACGGCCCAGCCCCTGCTGCCTAGAGAGGCC CCACGGGAGCCCCCAGCCTTGGTCAGGGCTGCCGCGGTGGTCAGTTTCTTCAACATCGATCCCGTGGAGTCCCAGCTGCAGCTCCGTCCACTTGGGGCTCCCACGACCTGA